In a single window of the Citrobacter sp. Marseille-Q6884 genome:
- a CDS encoding RepB family plasmid replication initiator protein gives MTNEKDSEQQGQMVTRAFSVTERETGKEIILRPNSSRTVQSIALMRLGLFVPSPKSVGRQSREYKTVGFDATKELQTLSLMESEGFTNISIVGQRLDMSVDFKTWMGIIRTLANHPIDNDKISLKFTEFLKLCNPENYRSSTASRKRIDASLRRLASVMLSFTSTHSSKVYTTHLVQSALLDPDSDQVELQIDPKIFELYQYDHKVLMQLKAIKELAKKESAQALYTFIESLPPNPIPISLTRLKNRLNLKTRANSQNATVRKALEELASIGYLQYTEVKKDGKVYFQIHKRDPDLNLNNIQPPPDGDGEGDADEENNGTSGKNNGEPLEGELCPPDEPIDGDETLTIHDLTAEELHYIRSLRSQKKNNPAS, from the coding sequence ATGACCAATGAGAAAGATTCTGAGCAGCAAGGCCAGATGGTTACCAGGGCTTTCTCTGTAACAGAGAGAGAGACAGGTAAAGAAATTATTTTACGTCCTAATAGCAGCAGGACGGTTCAGTCTATCGCGCTCATGCGCCTTGGGTTGTTTGTGCCATCACCAAAAAGCGTTGGCCGTCAGAGTCGTGAATACAAAACTGTTGGCTTTGATGCCACGAAAGAACTACAGACACTTTCTTTGATGGAGAGCGAGGGTTTCACCAATATCTCGATCGTGGGTCAGCGCCTCGATATGTCTGTTGACTTCAAAACGTGGATGGGAATCATCCGAACGCTAGCTAACCATCCGATTGATAACGATAAGATCAGCCTCAAATTTACTGAGTTTCTGAAGCTCTGTAACCCTGAAAATTATCGTTCCTCTACCGCATCCCGTAAGCGTATCGACGCGTCGTTACGCAGGCTGGCATCCGTGATGTTGTCCTTCACCAGCACCCACTCGTCAAAGGTGTATACGACGCACCTGGTGCAGTCTGCCTTGCTTGACCCGGACTCTGATCAGGTAGAGCTACAGATAGACCCTAAGATATTCGAGTTGTATCAGTACGACCACAAGGTTTTGATGCAGCTGAAGGCTATCAAGGAACTGGCGAAAAAAGAGAGCGCACAGGCGCTTTACACGTTCATTGAGTCACTTCCACCAAATCCAATCCCGATCTCCTTAACGAGACTTAAGAACCGATTAAATCTTAAGACCCGTGCCAACAGCCAGAACGCCACAGTACGTAAGGCATTGGAGGAGCTGGCATCCATTGGTTACCTTCAGTACACCGAAGTAAAAAAAGATGGGAAGGTTTATTTCCAGATCCACAAACGCGATCCTGATTTGAATCTGAACAATATCCAACCACCACCTGATGGTGATGGCGAGGGTGATGCTGATGAGGAGAACAATGGCACGTCGGGTAAAAATAATGGTGAGCCACTGGAAGGTGAATTGTGCCCACCAGATGAGCCCATTGATGGGGATGAAACGTTAACCATCCATGACTTAACAGCTGAAGAACTTCACTACATTCGCAGCCTTAGAAGCCAGAAAAAGAACAATCCCGCCAGCTAG
- a CDS encoding HNH endonuclease signature motif containing protein codes for MASDKNQTDKLARDIKDKVLARPAGSSGEPVEYRSVHEFMTLTRTGTPADARQFRLAVKAKGIAIWPDDDPRVGQQFARDGIRWEVRLKTFRPESQDSFDDDLDEKVSPKRFGYRRYGAMSRPDQKKFSDRVYFNCMERCVVTGVKTKCRGEAAHLIEHHKAGSDHWSNGLWLRADIHRLYDNGLCVINPSTLTIHFHPTILAKDDDLIAYEARPILPTRKPVNPAWLKSRWDELTWPK; via the coding sequence ATGGCTTCAGATAAAAATCAAACCGATAAACTCGCCCGCGATATTAAAGACAAGGTTCTCGCCAGGCCTGCTGGCTCATCAGGAGAACCAGTGGAGTACCGGAGTGTCCATGAATTTATGACACTAACCCGCACGGGAACCCCTGCTGATGCCCGCCAGTTCCGGCTGGCTGTTAAAGCTAAGGGAATAGCTATCTGGCCTGATGATGACCCACGCGTAGGGCAGCAATTTGCACGTGACGGCATTCGCTGGGAAGTTCGTCTGAAGACCTTCCGGCCTGAGAGTCAGGATTCATTTGACGATGACCTGGATGAGAAAGTCTCACCAAAACGCTTTGGATATCGCCGGTACGGTGCGATGTCCCGTCCTGATCAGAAGAAATTCAGCGACAGGGTATACTTCAACTGCATGGAGCGGTGTGTCGTCACCGGTGTGAAGACAAAATGCAGGGGAGAAGCAGCACATCTGATTGAGCATCATAAAGCGGGCTCTGACCACTGGAGTAATGGCCTGTGGCTTCGGGCAGACATACATCGGTTATACGACAACGGCCTGTGTGTGATTAATCCCAGCACCCTGACAATCCATTTCCACCCCACTATCCTGGCTAAGGATGACGATCTCATCGCGTATGAAGCTCGGCCAATATTACCGACAAGAAAACCTGTAAACCCTGCCTGGTTAAAATCCCGGTGGGATGAACTTACCTGGCCGAAGTAA
- a CDS encoding IS1 family transposase (programmed frameshift), producing MASVSISCPSCSATDGVVRNGKSTAGHQRYLCSHCRKTWQLQFTYTASQPGTHQKIIDMAMNGVGCRATARIMGVGLNTILRHFKKLRPQSVTSRIQPGSDVIVCAEMDEQWGYVGAKSRQRWLFYAYDRIRRTIVAHVFGERTLATLERLLSLLSAFEVVVWMTDGWPLYESRLKGKLHVISKRYTQRIERHNLNLRQHLARLGRKSLSFSKSVELHDKVIGHYLNIKHYQ from the exons GTGGCTTCTGTTTCTATCAGCTGTCCCTCCTGTTCAGCTACTGACGGGGTGGTGCGTAACGGCAAAAGCACTGCCGGACATCAGCGCTATCTCTGCTCTCACTGCCGTAAAACATGGCAACTGCAGTTCACTTACACCGCTTCTCAACCCGGTACGCACCAGAAAATCATTGATATGGCCATGAATGGTGTTGGATGCCGGGCAACCGCCCGCATTATGGGCGTTGGCCTCAACACGATTTTACGTCACT TTAAAAAACTCAGGCCGCAGTCGGTAACCTCGCGCATACAGCCGGGCAGTGATGTGATTGTCTGCGCTGAAATGGACGAACAGTGGGGCTACGTCGGTGCTAAATCACGTCAGCGCTGGCTGTTTTACGCGTATGACAGGATACGGAGGACGATTGTGGCGCACGTCTTCGGTGAACGCACTCTGGCCACACTGGAGCGACTTCTGAGCCTGCTGTCGGCCTTTGAGGTCGTGGTATGGATGACGGATGGCTGGCCGCTGTATGAATCCCGCCTGAAGGGAAAGCTGCACGTTATCAGCAAGCGTTACACTCAGCGCATTGAGCGACATAACCTGAATCTGAGACAACATCTGGCAAGGCTGGGACGGAAGTCACTGTCGTTCTCAAAATCGGTGGAGCTGCATGACAAGGTCATCGGGCATTATCTGAACATAAAACACTATCAGTAA
- a CDS encoding RepB family plasmid replication initiator protein, protein MNSNEVLLFKDAIPDFNQPSTGKLTVTKNSSVQPVSLLRLGVFTPSCRTEATVTLNVTEALSSLEIAKQEGYTDIKITGPMLNYFQDFRCWTAIVHSFSVSPDALKGNRIKMPFSEFAKLCGYPSKRYSTKLRNEIADSLTKIRSKSIRFEKNPGITKFKVAGLLKEAEFDGESDYIILEADERLWDLYRSDHLTLLRKKPLELLTRNETAQALYTFFEALPQHPAPITFDRLRQRLLLNGRIAEQNRKMRTALDVLASIGYLKFYYLVDTSVPTIQITDRNPKLTGS, encoded by the coding sequence ATGAACTCGAATGAAGTTCTTCTTTTCAAGGACGCTATTCCCGACTTCAATCAGCCGTCGACTGGAAAGCTGACGGTGACAAAAAATTCATCAGTACAACCTGTATCACTGCTCCGCCTGGGCGTTTTTACTCCCAGTTGCCGAACAGAGGCAACGGTCACGCTAAACGTGACGGAAGCGCTATCCAGTCTGGAAATTGCAAAACAGGAAGGGTACACGGACATAAAGATCACCGGCCCGATGCTGAATTATTTCCAGGACTTCCGGTGCTGGACAGCAATCGTCCATTCCTTCAGCGTATCGCCTGATGCGCTGAAAGGTAACCGGATTAAAATGCCCTTTAGTGAATTTGCCAAACTCTGCGGCTACCCATCAAAACGCTACAGCACGAAACTGCGCAATGAGATAGCCGATTCGTTGACGAAGATTCGCTCAAAAAGCATTCGGTTTGAGAAGAACCCGGGGATCACCAAGTTCAAAGTAGCCGGGTTGCTGAAAGAGGCGGAATTTGATGGTGAAAGTGATTACATCATCCTGGAAGCCGACGAACGACTCTGGGATTTGTACCGTTCAGATCATCTTACTCTGTTGCGGAAGAAACCCCTGGAGCTACTTACCAGGAATGAAACGGCTCAGGCGCTCTATACATTTTTTGAAGCGCTACCTCAACATCCAGCCCCGATCACCTTTGACAGACTTCGACAGCGTTTACTGCTCAATGGGCGCATTGCCGAACAGAACCGGAAAATGCGAACTGCTCTCGATGTGCTTGCCAGCATCGGTTACCTGAAATTTTACTACCTGGTGGACACCAGCGTACCCACCATTCAGATCACGGATCGGAATCCCAAACTAACAGGTTCCTGA